A single Drechmeria coniospora strain ARSEF 6962 chromosome 03, whole genome shotgun sequence DNA region contains:
- a CDS encoding Fungal specific transcription factor, which yields MDLGLPLDPRLGPEHSGVEQAFPSVATPVVPTDGRHRPEQQHHQQERLLQQKRHHDADYDDEYDEEEDDDEDEDNDAAQQQQPQQSPHEHGPSADGVDAKKARACEACRGLKVRCEPDPNDEEGPCKRCRKAGRNCVVTAPTRKRQKKTDSRVSELEKKIDALTASLQARASQLPSLPPLAKPPLQSTNTTRPTGQAFHSLMGHVDAVRSWGNTGTPSPSQPPPQPLPASQSHSHSHSQPQSVAGQKRKVSEQEQLDGPGDIDDAVHSHGHGHGKPSSPRLASQPRPPPTLASASHSDDGDIVDRGLLTLEKAAELFSRYKDSMTRHLPAVVFSPSMTVMDLRMTKPYLFLAVMAAASSEMHDLQRVLTKELMQLLAYKIVVAGEKNLELVQTLHVAVIWYWPPEHFEELKFYQLVHMAAVMALDIGLGRKAPPRRGIHALSWREHQFKRLPQADPTSLECRRTWLTCHFLATNTSISLQRPNLVRWSSFMTESLELLASSPDAAPTDKYLCHLVWTHRMAEEIGGQFSMDEDPSAPVNLSDARTRFTLRALERDLEKYRDAVPRELMQPSLKLSFYLLSLYMHELVLHTGTTADQFRSPFSTEIIKDGMISSEPLSAAHINALSACLSAADGIFDTFLSMDVSNIRCLPVFNFVRVAYAIVILMKMYFSASSPGSELGKVIPKTNMRVEHYLNALLDKFRTTAADDKCRPAAKFLIVLAMLRSWFLKQNKAERRGVNPPAVAAEGSSAVHARHGANTPLQVLSEVAMGRDPTDRQRRTSRNSMAGMRQPPQPFFHDSIASSGSTPPTSTHVASTSASSTGTANDHTSGAVDPSLPANAVVPPSYPITQPQWMNPQQQPIPGPDMMGFAAGLLPGFDLESLGVTLDSRDMLLEDGAKMILNEPWFTAAFQGLSDADFFPF from the exons ATGGATCTGGGACTGCCTCTCGATCCGCGGCTTGGTCCTGAGCAcagcggcgtcgagcaggctTTCCCGTCGGTGGCAACACCAGTAGTGCCAACTGATGGACGTCATCGGCCTGAGCAACAACATCATCAGCAGGAGAGGCTATTGCAGCAGAAACGACATCACGATGCAgactacgacgacgaatacgacgaagaagaagacgatgacgaagacgaagacaACGACGctgcccagcagcagcagccgcagcagtcGCCGCACGAACATGGCCCCTCAGcagacggcgtcgatgccaAGAAGGCTCGGGCCTGCGAGGCCTGTCGCGGGCTCAAGGTACGCTGCGAGCCGGACCCGAACGACGAGGAAGGACCGTGCAAGCGGTGCCGGAAGGCCGGCCGCAACTGTGTCGTTACAGCACCGACAAGGAAGCGACAGAAGAAGACGGACAGTCGTGTGTCGGAGCTCGAGAAGAAGATTGACGCCTTGACGGCCAGCTTGCAGGCTCGCGCCTCTCAGCTGCCGTCCCTTCCACCTCTTGCGAAGCCCCCTCTCCAGAGCACAAATACGACGCGGCCTACCGGCCAGGCCTTCCATTCCCTGATGGGACACGTGGACGCCGTCAGGAGTTGGGGGAACACGGGCACGCCATCCCCatcgcagccgccgccgcagccgctaCCAGCGTCACAgtcgcactcgcactcgcactcgcagCCACAGTCTGTGGCAGGACAGAAGAGAAAGGTCTCGGAACAGGAGCAACTTGACGGACCCGGTgacatcgacgacgccgtccacagccacggccacggccacggtaaaccgtcctcgcctcgcctcgcctcccagccacggccgccaccgacaCTTGCGTCGGCTTCACACTCTGATGACGGAGACATCGTCGACCGTGGCCTCCTCACCCTCGAAAAGGCTGCAGAACTATTCTCGAGGTATAAAGATTCCATGACTCGCCATCTGCCTGCCGTCGTCTTTTCTCCGAGCATGACCGTCATGGACCTTCGGATGACCAAGCCGTACCTCTTtctcgccgtcatggcagccgcctcgtccgagatGCACGATCTGCAACGTGTCCTGACCAAGGAACTGATGCAACTTCTCGCCTACAAAATTGTCGTCGCGGGTGAGAAgaacctcgagctcgtccagaCCCTGCATGTTGCCGTCATCTGGTATTGGCCCCCAGAGCACTTTGAGGAGCTCAAGTTCTACCAGCTCGTAcacatggccgccgtcatggccctAGATatcggcctcggcaggaAGGCACCCCCCCGACGGGGAATCCATGCACTCAGCTGGCGCGAGCATCAGTTCAAACGCCTGCCGCAGGCGGATCCAACGAGCCTCGAGTGTAGGCGCACCTGGCTGACATGCCACTTCCTCGCCACCAACACCTCCATCTCTCTCCAGCGGCCCAATCTCGTCCGCTGGTCGTCCTTCATGACCGAGAgcctcgagcttcttgcTTCCTCCCCGGACGCCGCCCCCACGGACAAGTACCTCTGCCACCTGGTGTGGACCCATCGCATGGCCGAAGAGATTGGCGGCCAGTTTTCCATGGACGAAGACCCCTCAGCCCCGGTCAACCTCTCCGATGCGAGAACCCGCTTCACCCTGAGGGCGCTCGAACGCGACCTGGAAAAGTACCGCGATGCAGTCCCAAGGGAGCTCATGCAGC CGTCCCTCAAGCTCAGCTTCTACCTGCTCAGCCTCTACATGCACGAACTCGTCCTCCACACCGGCACGACCGCGGACCAATTTCGCTCGCCCTTCAGCACCGAAATCATCAAGGACGGCATGATCAGCTCCGAGCCACTTTCGGCCGCCCACATCAACGCCCTCTCCGCATgcctctccgccgccgacggcatcttTGACACCTTCCTGTCCATGGACGTCTCCAATATCCGCTGCCTTCCCGTTTTCAATTTTGTCCGCGTCGCCTACGCCATCGTTATCCTCATGAAAATGTACTTCTCCGCCTCGAGCCCAGGCTCCGAGCTTGGCAAGGTCATCCCCAAGACCAACATGCGTGTTGAGCACTACCTCAACGCCCTGCTCGACAAGTTTCGCACTACCGCTGCCGATGACAAATGCCGCCCCGCTGCCAAGTTCCTCATCGTTCTCGCCATGCTGAGGAGCTGGTTCCTGAAGCAAAACAAGGCCGAGAGGAGGGGTGTTAACccccccgccgtcgccgccgaaggCAGCTCCGCGGTGCACGCCCGCCACGGTGCGAACACACCCCTCCAGGTCCTCTCCGAAGTCGCCATGGGCCGTGATCCTACCGATCGCCAGAGACGCACGTCTAGAAACTCCATGGCCGGCATGCGCCAGCCGCCCCAGCCTTTTTTCCACGACAGCATTGCCTCGTCTGGCAGCACGCCCCCTACCTCGACCCACGTCGCCTCGACCTCCGCCAGCAGTACCGGGACCGCCAACGACCACACCTCGGGCGCTGTCGACCCCTCGCTCCCTGCCAACGCTGTTGTCCCACCCTCGTACCCCATTACCCAGCCGCAGTGGATGAAcccccagcagcagcccaTTCCCGGCCCGGACATGATGGGtttcgccgccggcctcctcCCCGGCTTCGACCTCGAGAGCCTTGGCGTAACCCTCGACTCGCGGGACATGCTACTCGAGGATGGCGCCAAGATGATTCTTAACGAGCCCTGGTTCACCGCGGCGTTCCAGGGCCTTTCCGATGCAGACTTTTTCCCATTCTAG
- a CDS encoding sulfate permease, producing MSHLSALAEFLGIKVQDPGQRNVDQLARYETAPTTLADDTFVEDLPTTAEWFRSQLPSTNTLALYSRSLFPFLSWIGHYNLQWFAGDVVAGVTIGAILVPQGMAYASLARLEPQFGLYSSFVGVMIYWIFGTAKDISIGPVAVLSTVVGSVVEDVNSSPAGKDVPPHVVASALAVIAGSVVLVIGLLRCGWIVDLISITSLSAFMTGSAITIVVSQLPALLGVGGFSNRDSPYLVLINTLTRLPEMKLDATLGLSALLSLYLIRYCLAVAAERLPKHKRVLFFASTMRTVVIILLCTMVSWIVNRNRRGGPAFSLLGSVPKGRQEKHCRKSPYHVDRSSPGFRDAGVPVVKRSIVAQFGSHLPATVIVMLVEHVAISKSFGRVNNYSIDPSQEMVAIGITNILGAFLAAYPSTGSFSRSAVNSKAGVRTPAAGTVTGLVVLLATYLPTDAFFYIPNAALSAVIIHAVGDLITPPNTIYQFWNVSPLEVVVFLTGVLVSVFANIESGLYTTVCMSGAILLFRILKGRGRFLGQVRVHSVLGDQVIGDDPRNPVGEYGTFEEAGNSAARNVFLPLDHGDGSNPEVEIESPYPGIFIYRFAEGFNYPNANFSLDYLTAFILARTRRTSAETFGRPGDRPWNDPGPRRTHKSLEEPHMTRRPTLKAIILDLSSVNNVDITSVQRLIDVRNQLDLYAAPDVVDWHIACINNRWTKRALVAGGFGVPAKVRDGTHHRWRSIFSVAEIGGKHSAAAVAEDEANERQLRIESQRADDEEVGMEDGFFGSRVAADSGRQAEEKPLVAMSKPRRRGAAVHGLSKPLFYVDLTSAVQSAIANVDARQEFRESVGGGQD from the coding sequence ATGTCACACCTGTCAGCTTTGGCCGAGTTCCTTGGCATCAAGGTCCAGGACCCTGGTCAACGCAATGTTGATCAACTGGCCCGATACGAGACGGCCCCCACGACCCTGGCCGATGACACCTTCGTCGAAGATCTTCCGACAACTGCCGAATGGTTTCGGAGCCAGCTGCCCTCAACAAACACTCTCGCCCTTTACTCCCGGTCCCTCTTCCCGTTTCTGTCCTGGATAGGTCACTACAATCTGCAATGGTTCGCCGGGgatgtcgtcgccggcgtcaccATCGGCGCCATTCTTGTCCCTCAAGGCATGGCCTATGCTTCGCTGGCCAGGCTTGAGCCTCAGTTTGGCCTGTACTCTTCCTTTGTTGGCGTCATGATATACTGGATATTCGGCACCGCCAAGGACATATCCATcgggcccgtcgccgtcttgtCCACCGTtgtcggctccgtcgtcgaggacgtcaaCTCGAGTCCGGCTGGCAAGGACGTTCCGCCTCACGTTGTTGCGTCagccctcgccgtcatcgccggaTCTGTCGTCCTTGTCATTGGCTTGCTACGCTGCGGCTGGATAGTCGACCTAATTTCCATCACTTCCCTGTCTGCTTTCATGACGGGCTCTGCCATTACCATTGTCGTCAGCCAGCTGCCGGCCCTCCTCGGAGTCGGCGGGTTTTCCAACAGGGATTCCCCGTACTTGGTCCTCATCAACACGCTGACACGCCTACCAGAGATGAAGCTTGATGCTACCTTGGGCCTCTCAGCCCTCCTCTCACTGTACTTGATCCGATACTGTCTCGCGGTGGCAGCGGAGAGACTCCCGAAGCACAAGCGAGTCCTCTTTTTTGCAAGCACCATGAGAaccgtcgtcatcattcTTCTGTGCACCATGGTGAGCTGGATAGTCAACAGGAACAGGCGAGGTGGGCCAGCCTTCAGCCTTCTGGGATCCGTACCAAAGGGTAGGCAGGAGAAGCATTGTCGAAAGTCTCCGTATCATGTTGACCGTTCTTCCCCAGGATtccgcgacgccggcgttCCGGTGGTGAAGAGAAGCATCGTCGCCCAGTTTGGCTCTCATCTTCCAGcgaccgtcatcgtcatgctTGTTGAGCACGTTGCCATTTCCAAGTCATTCGGGAGAGTCAACAACTACAGCATCGACCCCTCCCAAGAAATGGTTGCCATCGGCATCACCAACATTCTCGGTGCATTCCTCGCTGCTTATCCCTCCACGGGATCATTTAGTCGAAGTGCCGTCAACTCCAAGGCGGGCGTTCGAACACCAGCCGCCGGCACGGTTACTGGTCTTGTCGTTTTGCTGGCCACATATCTACCCACCGATGCCTTCTTCTACATCCCCAACGCCGCGCTTtcggccgtcatcatccATGCGGTGGGCGATCTCATCACGCCGCCGAATACCATCTACCAGTTCTGGAACGTCTCTCCCTTGGAAGTTGTCGTCTTCCTCACCGGTGTCCTCGTCAGTGTTTTTGCCAACATCGAGAGCGGTCTGTACACAACGGTCTGCATGTCGGGTGCCATACTGCTATTCCGCATCCTCAAGGGCCGCGGGAGATTCCTCGGCCAGGTTCGCGTGCATTCCGTTCTTGGAGATCAGgtcatcggcgacgaccCCAGAAATCCCGTGGGCGAGTATGGCACGTTTGAAGAGGCCGGTAACAGCGCGGCCCGGAATGTTTTTTTACCACTCGACCACGGTGATGGGTCGAATCCCGAGGTTGAGATCGAATCCCCGTACCCCGGCATTTTCATCTATCGATTTGCAGAAGGATTCAACTACCCCAACGCCAACTTTTCACTGGATTATCTGACAGCGTTCATTCTCGCACGCACCCGCCGGACAAGTGCTGAAACGTTTGGGAGGCCTGGGGACAGACCCTGGAACGATCCTGGACCTCGAAGGACGCACAAATCACTCGAGGAGCCGCATATGACCCGAAGACCGACCCTCAAGGCCATTATTCTGGACTTGAGCTCCGTGAACAACGTCGACATCACCTCGGTCCAGCGCCTTATTGACGTCCGAAACCAGTTGGACTTGTACGCGGCGCCGGACGTGGTGGACTGGCACATTGCCTGTATCAACAACCGATGGACCAAGCGCGCTCTCGTCGCTGGGGGCTTCGGAGTGCCCGCCAAGGTACGTGATGGGACCCATCACCGGTGGCGTTCTATATTTAGCGTTGCCGAAATTGGAGGCAAgcactcggcggcggcggttgcgGAGGATGAGGCGAACGAGCGACAGCTCCGCATCGAGTCTCAGCGGGCAGACGACGAAGAAGTGGGCATGGAGGATGGGTTCTTCGGGTCCAGAGTTGCAGCGGACTCCGGCAGACAGGCGGAAGAGAAGCCGTTGGTGGCCATGTCAAAGCCGAGGCGAAGAGGGGCTGCGGTTCACGGCCTCAGCAAGCCACTGTTCTACGTCGACCTAACGAGTGCTGTGCAAAGCGCCATTGCAAATGTCGATGCGCGGCAGGAGTTCCGGGAATCCGTTGGCGGTGGTCAGGATTAG